From Nicotiana tabacum cultivar K326 chromosome 15, ASM71507v2, whole genome shotgun sequence, the proteins below share one genomic window:
- the LOC142169867 gene encoding uncharacterized protein LOC142169867, whose protein sequence is MGPTQQSRKLDRYRRHIGFAQDFVSISNKIWAFIDEKYDVTVEINSVQQLTLRLVDTEEQKEFMLTLIYAKCDAIERIELWDSLGDFNFIWDEEEKFGGLPVSLNEVDEFRHCMNTCNLTDLGFKGSIYTWWNRRAEEDCIFKRLDRCFANIELQQMWPGVDVTHLPKIGSDHCPLLITCNPDAADFYANPFVLFNHKLKKLKKSLTTWSSVTYGDIFQRISSLEEVVRVHEAQFELSPTLQNRERLQKVQAELFRYLALEEQFWKKKSGMTWFNEGDRNTKFFHAHINGKRKRLQLKRIQNSEGIWIEDIARMTEEAMNAGGPDGFNGHFFHTCWDIIGVDVVEMVKAFLYGQELSRFITHTNLVLLPKKKEIKTFSDMRSISLSNFINKVFSRVIHERLVSLLPNLISDEQAGFVKGRSIVENVLLTQEIVTDIRLRTKAGPNVIIKLDMTKAYDRLSWIFLTKILRRMGFDERFIGLVFGTISNNWYSVLLTGQPH, encoded by the exons ATGGGGCCAACGCAGCAATCAAGAAAACTAGATAGATACAGGAGGCATATAGGATTTGCACAGGATTTTGTGAGCATTTCTAATAAAATCTGGGCTTTCATAGATGAAAAATATGATGTAACAGTGGAGATTAATTCAGTGCAACAACTAACTCTAAGGCTAGTTGATACAGAAGAGCAGAAAGAATTCATGCTCACACTAATCTACGCTAAGTGTGATGCAATTGAGAGAATCGAGCTTTGGGATTCTTT GGGGGATTTCAATTTTATATGGGATGAAGAAGAAAAGTTTGGAGGACTACCAGTTTCATTGAATGAGGTGGATGAATTTAGGCATTGTATGAACACCTGCAACTTAACTGATCTTGGGTTTAAAGGAAGTATCTATACATGGTGGAATAGAAGAGCTGAAGAAGATTGTATTTTCAAGAGATTGGATAGGTGCTTTGCCAATATTGAACTACAACAGATGTGGCCAGGAGTAGATGTTACACACCTACCAAAGATTGGGTCTGATCATTGTCCTCTACTGATCACATGTAATCCAGATGCT GCAGATTTCTATGCTAATCCTTTTGTTCTTTTCAATCACAAActtaagaaattgaagaagtcttTAACAACATGGAGTAGTGTAACATATGGTGACATCTTCCAAAGGATTTCAAGTCTAGAAGAGGTGGTAAGAGTCCATGAAGCACAATTTGAGCTCAGTCCAACATTGCAAAATAGAGAAAGACTACAGAAAGTTCAAGCAGAGTTGTTCAGATATTTAGCTTTGGAGGAGCAATTTTGGAAGAAGAAATCTGGCATGACTTGGTTTAATGAGGGTGACAGGAATACCAAATTCTTCCATGCACATATCAATGGGAAAAGGAAGAGATTACAACTAAAAAGAATCCAAAATAGTGAGGGAATCTGGATTGAAGATATTGCAAGAATGACAGAGGAAGCAATGaa TGCTGGTGGCCCGGATGGATTCAATGGTCACTTTTTTCATACATGTTGGGATATAATTGGTGTTGATGTGGTTGAAATGGTGAAGGCATTCTTATATGGGCAGGAATTATCTAGGTTCATTACACATACTAACCTAGTGTTATTACCTAAGAAGAAGGAGATTAAAACTTTCTCAGATATGCGATCAATAAGCCTCAGCAACTTCATAAATAAGGTCTTTTCTCGAGTCATTCATGAAAGGCTGGTTAGTTTGCTTCCCAATCTCATTTCAGATGAACAGGCAGGATTTGTCAAAGGTCGAAGTATTGTAGAAAATGTCTTGTTAACTCAGGAAATAGTCACAGATATTAGGTTGAGAACTAAGGCAGGTCCTAATGTAATTATCAAGTTGGATATGACAAAGGCATATGATCGATTATCATGGATATTCTTGACAAAAATACTGAGAAGGATGGGCTTTGATGAGAGATTTATTGGTTTAGTATTTGGGACTATATCGAATAACTGGTATTCTGTACTTTTAACTGGGCAGCCTCATTGA
- the LOC107796494 gene encoding uncharacterized protein LOC107796494, whose product MGLPKENCNRSLSTTHKTTEIFDFAPKGSQMKRQCHQFVCALAFFLIATCTMAYSTDSYKSPVPSYNQVPSQVPVSKDNYEVPQVSKNNYKVPSVPKQEYKAPSLPKDNYYMKPSILKDNNKNVPYVPKDNYYKAPTVPKSEYKAPSLPNDYYKKSSVPEYNYKKMPSLPKDNYYKASSVPKQKYKVPSLPKNDYYKKPSVPEYNYKKVPSLPKNNYYKVASVPKQKYNALSLPKNDYYKKLSVPKDNYYKAPSTSKQEYKMPSVPKNEYYKMPSIPKNNYKVPSVPKDNYYKVPSVPKPEYQVPTVPKNDYYKNPSAPKNDYYKEPSVPKPDYYKVPSIPKPEYKVSSLPKNEYYKKPSPSLPPLYYYNSPSPPSPSPPPPYSYQSSSTPSPSPPPPYY is encoded by the exons ATGGGACTTCCTAAAGAAAACTGCAATCGCAGTTTATCAACCACTCACAAGACCACCGAGATCTTCGACTTTGCTCCCAAAG GGAGCCAAATGAAGAGGCAATGCCATCAATTTGTTTGTGCTTTGGCATTTTTCTTGATTGCCACTTGCACTATGGCATATTCAACTGATTCTTATAAATCACCAGTTCCATCATATAATCAAGTACCAAGCCAAGTACCAGTGTCAAAAGACAATTACGAAGTGCCACAAGTGTCCAAGAACAATTACAAGGTACCCTCAGTACCTAAACAAGAATACAAGGCACCATCTTTGCCAAAGGATAACTACTACATGAAACCATCAATTCTGAAAGATAACAACAAGAATGTGCCATATGTTCCAAAAGATAATTATTACAAGGCACCCACAGTGCCTAAGTCCGAATACAAGGCGCCATCTTTGCCAAATGACTACTACAAGAAATCATCGGTTCCAGAATATAACTACAAGAAGATGCCATCTCTTCCAAAAGATAACTACTATAAGGCATCTTCAGTGCCTAAACAGAAATACAAGGTGCCATCATTGCCAAAGAATGACTACTACAAGAAACCATCAGTTCCAGAATATAACTACAAGAAGGTGCCATCTCTTCCAAAGAATAACTATTACAAGGTAGCCTCAGTGCCAAAACAGAAATACAATGCACTATCTTTGCCAAAGAATGACTACTATAAGAAATTATCAGTTCCAAAAGATAACTATTACAAGGCACCCTCAACGTCTAAACAAGAATACAAGATGCCATCTGTACCAAAGAATGAATACTACAAAATGCCATCTATTCCAAAGAATAACTACAAGGTGCCTTCTGTTCCAAAGGATAACTACTATAAGGTACCCTCAGTGCCGAAACCGGAATACCAGGTGCCAACTGTACCAAAGAATGATTACTATAAAAATCCATCAGCACCAAAGAATGACTATTATAAAGAGCCATCAGTTCCAAAACCTGACTATTACAAGGTACCCTCAATCCCTAAACCAGAATACAAAGTGTCATCTTTACCAAAAAATGAGTACTACAAGAAACCTTCACCTTCTCTTCCACCGCTATACTACTATAATTCACCCTCTCCCCCCTCACCATCACCACCACCTCCTTACTCTTATCAATCATCTTCAACTCCTTCTCCATCACCACCTCCTCCATATTATTAA